A genomic segment from Lignipirellula cremea encodes:
- a CDS encoding DUF1592 domain-containing protein — translation MIHRMTRPSHPLRTTILSATLWLVALFLPTRCTTALAGDEVASAFFEKYCRSCHGGSEPQGEFSLDALPSDFADRNHREGWLRIVEQLRTGAMPPKEKPQPTADEIASVVEAINSRVAAAESAVIAAQGRTVLRRLNRAEYVNTVRDLLAVDVELKDLLPADTSITGFDNSAESMHISSYLMKSYLDSAERAINAAIASGPKPDVVKKRFDIKNEKAVKATGSVYRHLDDGVAIFSSWVSANIQVTLWQFHSRVRGKYRFRISGYGFQTQKPVTFHIMAGPMNAAAQQDLVGYFDVPADKPTVVEFEWSMEPNHTIRIIADDLGATPPAVEKVGAENYQGPGLVVQWVDIEGPLLDAWPPRSHRLLFGDMPQEHTGDRSGRREVVSQQPLIDAERILRDFTRRAFRRNVTDSDIRPFLARVQTKLDENASFEEAMRVGLRAVMVSPHFLFLRERPGKLDDFALASRLSYFLWSSLPDEELRDLAEQGLLNQPTTLRQQVERMLHDPKAAAFTENFAGQWLGLRAIDATTPDRMLYPEYDDILKVSSVKETLLFFDEILKHDLSLTNFVASDFAMLNGRLAEHYGVPDMEGMEFHKVLLPPGSHRGGVLTMASVLKLTANGTTTSPILRGAWVLDRILGEPPPKPNVDVEAIEPDIRGAVTIREQLSKHRDIAACASCHVKIDPPGFALENFDVIGGWRDRYRSIGQGDRVIIDGRRQRYLHGPAVDAADVLADGRKFKDIDEFKQLLLEDKDQLARALAEKLLTYATGSVSTTSDRAELDAIVDRVRDKNYGFRSLIHEIVQSDVFQSK, via the coding sequence ATGATTCACAGGATGACCCGTCCCTCACATCCCCTCCGCACAACAATACTTTCGGCCACATTGTGGCTCGTCGCATTGTTTTTGCCAACGCGCTGCACCACGGCATTGGCGGGCGACGAGGTTGCGTCTGCGTTCTTCGAAAAGTATTGCCGAAGTTGCCACGGCGGCTCGGAACCCCAAGGCGAATTCTCGCTCGACGCCCTGCCGTCCGACTTCGCTGACCGGAATCATCGGGAGGGCTGGTTGCGAATCGTGGAACAACTCCGCACCGGCGCCATGCCGCCGAAGGAAAAACCGCAACCAACAGCAGACGAGATTGCGTCGGTCGTGGAAGCGATCAACAGTCGGGTTGCTGCGGCGGAATCGGCCGTAATCGCCGCTCAAGGACGTACGGTTCTGCGACGGTTGAATCGGGCCGAGTATGTCAACACCGTTCGCGACTTGCTGGCGGTTGACGTGGAGCTGAAAGACCTGCTGCCGGCCGACACTTCGATTACCGGATTCGACAACAGCGCGGAATCGATGCACATATCGTCGTACCTGATGAAGAGTTATCTGGACTCGGCGGAGCGGGCCATCAACGCCGCAATCGCTTCGGGGCCAAAGCCCGATGTCGTCAAGAAGCGCTTCGACATCAAGAACGAAAAAGCGGTCAAGGCGACCGGCAGCGTGTATCGCCACCTCGACGATGGCGTGGCAATCTTCAGTTCGTGGGTCTCGGCGAATATACAGGTCACGCTTTGGCAGTTTCATAGCCGCGTGCGGGGCAAATATCGTTTTCGCATTTCCGGCTATGGTTTTCAGACACAGAAGCCCGTCACGTTTCATATTATGGCGGGTCCGATGAATGCGGCGGCCCAGCAGGATTTGGTCGGTTACTTTGACGTCCCCGCCGACAAGCCGACCGTCGTCGAGTTCGAATGGTCGATGGAGCCGAATCATACCATTCGCATCATCGCCGACGACCTCGGCGCGACTCCTCCCGCTGTGGAGAAGGTCGGCGCGGAGAACTACCAGGGACCCGGACTTGTCGTGCAATGGGTCGATATCGAAGGACCGCTTCTCGATGCGTGGCCGCCCAGGAGTCATCGACTGCTGTTCGGCGATATGCCACAAGAACACACCGGCGACCGTTCGGGCCGACGCGAAGTCGTTTCCCAACAGCCGCTCATCGATGCCGAGCGAATTCTGCGAGACTTCACGCGCAGGGCGTTTCGCCGCAACGTGACCGATTCCGACATCAGGCCGTTCCTGGCTCGGGTGCAGACAAAACTGGACGAGAATGCGTCTTTCGAGGAAGCAATGCGAGTCGGTTTACGCGCCGTGATGGTGTCGCCGCACTTCCTGTTTTTGCGAGAGAGACCGGGAAAGCTCGACGACTTTGCCCTCGCCTCGCGGCTGTCGTATTTCCTGTGGAGTTCGCTGCCCGATGAAGAGCTTAGGGATCTCGCTGAGCAGGGACTGCTGAATCAGCCCACGACGCTCCGCCAGCAGGTCGAGCGAATGCTGCACGATCCGAAAGCCGCAGCCTTCACGGAAAACTTCGCTGGTCAATGGCTCGGCTTGCGCGCGATCGACGCGACGACGCCCGATCGGATGCTGTACCCTGAATACGATGACATCCTCAAGGTGTCGAGCGTCAAAGAGACGCTGCTGTTCTTTGACGAAATTCTAAAACACGACCTGAGCCTGACGAACTTCGTCGCATCGGATTTTGCGATGCTTAATGGCCGGCTGGCCGAGCACTACGGCGTCCCGGACATGGAAGGGATGGAGTTCCACAAAGTATTGCTCCCGCCCGGCAGTCATCGCGGTGGAGTGTTGACGATGGCGAGTGTCTTGAAATTGACCGCAAACGGCACGACCACCTCGCCAATTCTTCGCGGAGCCTGGGTGCTGGATCGGATCCTGGGCGAGCCGCCGCCAAAGCCGAATGTTGATGTGGAAGCCATCGAACCTGACATTCGCGGCGCCGTCACAATTCGTGAACAACTTTCCAAGCATCGCGACATCGCCGCCTGCGCCAGTTGCCACGTCAAAATCGATCCCCCGGGTTTCGCCCTGGAAAACTTCGACGTGATCGGCGGCTGGCGCGATCGCTATCGCAGCATCGGCCAAGGCGATCGGGTGATCATCGACGGTCGCCGGCAACGATACCTGCACGGCCCGGCCGTGGACGCCGCCGATGTGCTCGCAGACGGCAGAAAATTCAAAGACATCGACGAGTTCAAGCAGTTGCTGCTCGAAGACAAGGATCAACTGGCCCGGGCTCTGGCGGAAAAACTTTTGACTTACGCCACCGGTTCGGTCTCAACGACGTCCGACCGGGCGGAGCTTGATGCGATCGTAGATCGTGTGCGAGACAAGAACTACGGCTTTCGTTCGTTGATCCATGAAATTGTTCAAAGCGACGTGTTTCAGAGCAAGTAA
- a CDS encoding DUF1592 domain-containing protein, whose amino-acid sequence MLNAIGRWKFRCLLAMLAACAAANGLADELIPFSKAAPILKKHCYGCHAAEKPKGDLRIDTLNPDLIQGDDGDHWREVLDRLHFGDMPPRTEPPLEAADRDLLTGWIVQEQRRAAQASHPAANFRRLTRREYERTMQDLLGLPIEFGSRLPEDGKSKEGFRNDGDALRMSPLQYEMYLQIADEALAEAIVSGPPPEVHRFRLTANQPPSVLPRPEGGAGETLDYAANDKRFTISADCDFGKEAVGVLLPAAPRPFQEAALKRPAFRYGFRLHHAYRKGETRLVVRAARGDAGPDAHFPQLAIGIGCTNMHGVELRNIGEPIVVEHTEFRDYEFRVRMEDYPLPNPGRLESRNSTVFMVWNPAKAGANPASSPKLKIEWIEFESPFFESWPPPSHEKILFDDSGLAEPEYAREVMKRFTSRAFRGPVKPAELDRLMEYWTIARQESDSLESSLRDTLSLTLTSSRFLALPASRTEDSGKQRLSDHELAARLSYFLWSSMPDETLLRLADESQLRNPSVLAGQVRRLIQDRQAWQFAEQFAAQWLELDRLERVIIDPKRYPQFNDPFERLQLLAAMRLETIHFFHEVLQADLSILSFLDSDFTLVNETLAAHYGIPEVQGPNFRKVTLDPALHRGGVLTHAGILAGLSDGSDAHPIKRGMWLLKNLLDDPPPPPPPNVPELDRENDPKLRGLTVPEALALHRSSASCNSCHVKIDPWGVAFEEYDAVGNWQREGIGAELRKRRTSHPIDSVANLPTGETVNGLQELKSELLRSQSDNFRRAMLRKVAAYALGRSLTLRDREAIDALAPALKDRGDRLSALIELIVASEPFQTK is encoded by the coding sequence ATGCTCAACGCAATCGGGCGATGGAAGTTTCGGTGCCTGCTGGCGATGCTTGCAGCGTGCGCGGCGGCGAACGGCCTTGCCGACGAGCTGATTCCATTCAGCAAGGCGGCCCCGATCCTTAAAAAGCATTGCTACGGTTGCCACGCAGCGGAGAAGCCAAAAGGCGACCTGCGCATCGACACGTTGAATCCGGATCTGATCCAGGGCGACGACGGCGATCACTGGCGCGAAGTGCTCGATCGGCTCCACTTTGGCGACATGCCTCCCAGGACCGAGCCGCCGCTGGAGGCGGCCGACCGTGATTTGCTGACTGGCTGGATCGTGCAGGAACAACGCCGCGCCGCGCAGGCTTCGCATCCGGCCGCGAATTTTCGACGGCTGACGCGCCGCGAATACGAACGGACGATGCAGGACCTGTTGGGTTTGCCCATCGAATTCGGCTCGCGTTTGCCGGAAGACGGAAAGTCGAAGGAAGGCTTCCGCAACGACGGCGACGCCCTGCGGATGTCGCCGTTGCAGTACGAGATGTACCTTCAGATCGCCGACGAGGCGCTCGCCGAAGCCATTGTCAGTGGACCGCCCCCCGAGGTGCATCGCTTTCGGCTGACGGCGAATCAGCCTCCGTCCGTCCTTCCCAGACCGGAGGGCGGCGCGGGGGAGACCTTGGATTATGCGGCCAATGACAAGAGGTTCACGATTAGCGCCGATTGTGATTTCGGCAAAGAAGCCGTTGGCGTGCTGCTGCCCGCCGCCCCGCGTCCGTTCCAGGAAGCGGCCCTGAAGAGGCCCGCTTTCCGCTACGGCTTTCGGCTTCACCATGCTTATCGCAAAGGTGAGACGCGGCTGGTGGTGCGAGCCGCCCGCGGCGATGCCGGGCCTGACGCCCACTTCCCGCAGCTGGCCATCGGCATCGGTTGCACAAACATGCATGGCGTCGAACTGCGCAACATCGGCGAGCCGATCGTGGTCGAGCATACGGAGTTTCGCGACTATGAATTTCGAGTGCGGATGGAAGACTATCCGCTGCCCAATCCCGGTCGGCTGGAAAGCCGGAACTCGACCGTCTTTATGGTCTGGAACCCAGCCAAGGCGGGCGCGAACCCTGCCAGTTCACCAAAACTGAAGATCGAATGGATTGAATTCGAAAGTCCGTTCTTCGAGTCCTGGCCGCCGCCGTCGCACGAAAAAATCCTGTTTGACGACTCAGGGCTGGCGGAGCCGGAATACGCCCGTGAAGTGATGAAACGCTTTACCTCTCGCGCCTTTCGCGGCCCGGTCAAGCCGGCGGAACTCGACCGGCTGATGGAGTATTGGACGATTGCACGTCAGGAGTCGGACTCGCTGGAAAGCAGCCTTCGCGATACGCTCAGCCTGACGTTGACCTCGTCGCGCTTCCTCGCATTGCCAGCGAGCCGCACCGAAGACAGCGGTAAACAGCGACTTTCTGATCACGAACTCGCGGCGCGGCTTTCGTACTTCCTGTGGAGCAGCATGCCAGACGAAACGTTGCTCCGACTCGCCGACGAGTCGCAGCTGCGCAATCCGAGCGTTCTGGCCGGTCAGGTTCGCCGCCTGATCCAGGATCGCCAGGCGTGGCAATTCGCCGAGCAGTTCGCCGCGCAGTGGCTTGAACTGGATCGACTCGAACGCGTCATCATCGATCCGAAACGCTACCCCCAGTTCAACGATCCGTTTGAGCGACTGCAACTGCTCGCTGCCATGCGTCTGGAAACGATTCATTTTTTTCACGAGGTGTTACAAGCCGATCTGAGCATCCTGAGCTTCCTCGATTCGGATTTCACCCTGGTCAACGAAACGCTGGCCGCCCACTACGGGATTCCCGAGGTACAGGGTCCGAATTTTCGCAAGGTGACGCTTGACCCGGCGCTCCATCGCGGCGGCGTGTTGACCCACGCCGGTATCCTCGCTGGCCTTTCCGACGGCAGCGACGCCCATCCGATCAAACGCGGAATGTGGCTGCTGAAAAACTTGCTGGATGACCCGCCTCCTCCCCCGCCGCCGAATGTGCCGGAACTGGATCGCGAAAACGATCCAAAACTCCGCGGCCTGACCGTTCCCGAAGCCCTCGCGCTGCATCGTTCCAGCGCCTCGTGCAATAGCTGTCATGTCAAGATCGATCCTTGGGGCGTCGCATTCGAGGAATACGACGCGGTCGGCAACTGGCAGCGTGAGGGGATCGGAGCGGAGTTGCGGAAAAGACGCACATCGCATCCAATTGACTCCGTAGCCAACCTCCCCACCGGCGAAACCGTAAACGGCCTGCAGGAGCTGAAATCAGAATTACTCCGGTCGCAGTCGGACAACTTCCGACGGGCGATGTTGCGAAAGGTGGCCGCGTACGCCTTAGGCAGATCGCTGACACTCCGTGACAGGGAAGCGATCGACGCTCTTGCGCCGGCCTTGAAAGACCGCGGCGATCGCCTCTCCGCGCTGATTGAATTGATCGTGGCGAGCGAACCGTTTCAGACGAAGTGA
- a CDS encoding DUF1552 domain-containing protein, with product MPWLEAMSSAADNSPKPKRFCAFFFGNGVALSKPDHPTADWNWFPRTDGPDYQFTKSLDPLAPHKQDLTIFGQLSHPTSRHLIGHNTGDVWLSGADIRLNLNNSISLDQLIARKFGKETRIPSLVLSSNGGAGMKSRATTISFDAQGRAIPAESNPRRIFERLFERPSDEDLATRRRALASGRRRVDFLLDDARSLRNRLGRPDQQRLDEFLDSLNEVENRLTRAQMWLGRAAPSVDRESINLDVSQSGPADYIRTMMDLIVLAFETDTTRVAAYQIGSEDGHGICDKFPAILGFGKGHHGLSHSNPSKESGWGEYDRFLAEQFGYFVKRLSSIHEGGTSLLDRTLALYGSGTSSTHNARNYPLILAGGKDLGLRHGRYLTQPAERPLGDLFVTMLHRLDIPVKRFADNAGEFSEIIA from the coding sequence TTGCCGTGGCTCGAGGCGATGTCTTCAGCCGCCGACAACTCGCCGAAGCCAAAGCGGTTCTGTGCATTCTTTTTTGGCAACGGGGTGGCGCTCTCGAAACCGGATCATCCGACGGCCGATTGGAACTGGTTTCCTCGCACGGACGGACCCGACTACCAATTTACAAAATCCCTGGATCCGCTTGCGCCGCACAAGCAGGACCTCACCATTTTTGGCCAGCTCTCCCATCCCACCAGCCGGCATCTGATCGGTCACAACACCGGCGACGTCTGGCTCAGCGGCGCCGACATTCGCCTCAATCTCAACAATTCGATTTCCCTCGATCAGTTGATCGCTCGGAAGTTCGGCAAGGAGACCCGCATCCCGTCGCTGGTGCTGTCGAGCAACGGCGGAGCCGGCATGAAGAGCCGCGCGACGACGATCTCTTTCGACGCGCAGGGCCGCGCGATTCCAGCGGAATCCAATCCTCGCAGAATTTTCGAACGCCTGTTCGAAAGGCCAAGCGACGAGGATCTGGCAACGCGCCGGCGTGCTTTGGCGTCGGGTCGCCGGCGGGTTGACTTTCTGCTGGACGATGCGCGTTCGCTCCGCAATCGGCTCGGCCGACCGGACCAGCAGCGGCTCGACGAGTTTCTCGATTCGCTGAATGAAGTCGAGAACCGACTGACCCGCGCCCAGATGTGGCTGGGCCGGGCTGCGCCGTCGGTCGATCGCGAGTCAATCAACCTGGATGTCTCGCAGAGCGGTCCGGCCGACTACATTCGCACCATGATGGACCTGATCGTGTTGGCGTTCGAGACCGACACGACGCGGGTGGCGGCCTACCAGATTGGGTCGGAAGACGGCCACGGCATTTGCGACAAGTTCCCCGCGATCCTCGGTTTCGGCAAGGGACACCATGGCCTCAGCCACTCTAATCCCTCAAAAGAATCCGGCTGGGGCGAGTACGACCGATTTCTGGCAGAACAGTTTGGCTATTTCGTGAAGCGGCTAAGTTCAATCCACGAAGGGGGAACAAGCCTGCTCGACCGCACGCTGGCCCTCTACGGCAGCGGCACGAGCAGCACGCATAACGCGCGCAACTATCCGCTGATCCTGGCAGGCGGCAAGGACCTTGGACTGCGACACGGCCGCTACTTGACACAACCGGCCGAGCGTCCACTGGGCGACTTGTTCGTCACCATGCTGCACCGCCTGGACATCCCCGTGAAGCGATTCGCGGACAACGCGGGCGAGTTCAGTGAAATCATCGCGTGA
- a CDS encoding DUF1552 domain-containing protein has protein sequence MNTRRQFLRSSTALIALPSLPSLGYRAFAATPAPEAAPKRLIVLGFGWGVTEETWYPSIEQPGADYELPEGLSPLARHKADFSIVQGLWHKHSNEGHWGSTMWLTGANRYAQPGQSFHNSVSFDQVAAAQMGLKTRFSSLQLNAADPNIIGSGHGPGLSLAWDSRGKPVAGQNGPLEAYHRLFSRDTTPIEQRRALLAQRRSVLDTVLENARDLRRGLGKRDTEKLDEYFEGVRDIETRLGKEEKWIGVPTPQTTMPQPPGEVEGFKEIELMYDLMIAAMQTDCSRVLTYRQPVRTLLSSIGVNVNQHDMSHYHTTRAEKLAASRKRDLTQSELLCGFLDKLKATPELDGSRMFDNVCLVYGSNIRTGHSLSNCPTVLSGGAAGIKLGENIVAPKNTPLCNAWLTLLQGLGVNAERHGDSTGPLKEIIA, from the coding sequence ATGAACACCCGCCGTCAATTCCTCCGCTCCAGCACCGCGTTAATCGCTCTGCCCTCGCTGCCTTCGCTTGGCTACCGCGCCTTCGCTGCGACGCCTGCGCCCGAAGCGGCGCCCAAGCGACTGATTGTCCTGGGCTTTGGCTGGGGCGTTACCGAAGAAACCTGGTATCCGAGTATCGAGCAGCCAGGCGCTGATTACGAGTTGCCTGAGGGTCTGTCGCCGCTCGCCAGACACAAGGCCGATTTCAGCATCGTCCAGGGATTGTGGCACAAGCATTCCAACGAAGGGCACTGGGGCAGCACCATGTGGCTGACGGGCGCCAATCGATACGCTCAGCCTGGACAAAGCTTTCACAATAGCGTTTCCTTCGATCAGGTCGCCGCCGCCCAGATGGGATTGAAGACGCGTTTCTCTTCCCTGCAGCTCAACGCCGCGGACCCCAACATCATTGGCTCGGGTCATGGCCCTGGACTCTCGCTGGCCTGGGACTCTCGTGGGAAACCGGTCGCTGGCCAGAACGGTCCGCTGGAGGCTTACCACCGCCTCTTCTCGCGGGACACCACTCCCATCGAACAGCGCAGGGCGCTATTGGCGCAGCGAAGGAGCGTACTGGATACGGTGCTGGAGAACGCCCGGGACTTGCGACGGGGACTCGGCAAACGCGACACGGAGAAGCTCGACGAGTACTTCGAAGGCGTCCGCGACATCGAAACGCGACTCGGCAAGGAAGAGAAATGGATCGGCGTTCCGACGCCGCAAACAACGATGCCGCAACCGCCGGGCGAAGTCGAAGGCTTCAAAGAGATCGAGCTGATGTACGATCTGATGATCGCGGCTATGCAAACCGATTGCTCGCGGGTGCTGACCTATCGCCAGCCGGTGCGGACCCTGCTGTCCAGCATCGGCGTCAACGTGAACCAGCACGACATGAGCCACTACCACACAACCCGGGCCGAAAAACTTGCCGCTTCCCGCAAGCGCGACCTGACGCAGAGCGAGCTCCTCTGCGGGTTTCTCGACAAGCTCAAGGCAACGCCAGAACTCGACGGCAGCCGCATGTTTGACAATGTCTGCCTGGTCTACGGCAGCAACATCCGGACGGGCCATTCGCTCAGCAATTGCCCAACCGTGCTCAGCGGCGGCGCCGCCGGAATCAAACTGGGCGAAAATATCGTCGCACCCAAAAACACCCCGCTATGCAACGCCTGGCTCACCTTGCTGCAAGGCCTTGGCGTTAACGCGGAACGTCACGGCGACAGTACAGGGCCGCTCAAGGAAATCATCGCCTGA
- a CDS encoding DUF1592 domain-containing protein codes for MPDGHRALLKSHCYKCHNSEEQNGQVRLDNLPFTIDKIETAERWQKILNVLNSGAMPPEEEEPLPAQAKTDFLDELANVMVDVRKHLGDQGGAITMRRLNRREYRNTLRDLLGVKINVGELPSDSGTGGFDTAGQNLFMSATQIEQYQSLGREALEEAFALAAEAESEQSFRYQAEESNERMRRLADAAVATEQEHEADADSMRPYYEYLRGLPHQDEGAWLSPLGGVNTAMHLIVPPRWNGKSPADYLVRIRLARADDAPPERCVIEFGIDPPNGQILSTHKVTGSLEEPSVIEIPLTLTSEHQKIEGLQVFIREKDAADHTESQRLFAAAKQQNGIGPQAAIWVDWMEIVRLPLAATPAPAGFRVIANRQLAHVSAQGLRSFRFECEEVNDKVAEYVASQKDDRQRAERWADAVDAAAARPENAAIVAELKKASASQAVLRRSWAKIQGAPSPESFGFQTMENNADKANVALGPNWQQYHEYYLSRPALDRGAYLGVMTLHPSRIALDHLQCPVPSAWKSGDYLFRARVAATEDSLPEQRFLQVGMHPRNGQVQATFEVTGTLDNPQIIEMPFSLTRDIAGGDRMLWLREKGAWETNQEGGRKRSEAVKRNGIGPVLALWIDWMEIERVSEAAKPMPPALAALDLPASGGTEAYAAEDIKAALTRFATVAFRGREPSEGYIQRLAEVYDAYRTNGEDSTTALKDTLSIILASPQFLYLSEPAQGGESRQLTDLELATRLSYFLWSAPPDETLLDLAKSGKLSQPAILAGQTTRLLDDPRADEFVHGFLFQWLQMERFDFFEVNRPLYPRFDDSTRLSAKNEVYETFAYLVRQNAPVTDLLKADYVVVNRVLADYYGVPRPAGDGFEKVLLPEGSPRGGLLGMAATHFMGGNGERTNPVERGVWVLRKLLNDPPPPAPANVPQIERLAGKVLTTRERMLAHQEDPQCASCHRKIDPLGFGLENFDAVGQWRTEDAYQVKDENGKPIPGSRKEWTIDAGAAFYGGPSFKNYFELRDLIAAKSDDFAVGFSAALVEYALGRPLGFGDQPLLESMVETTRQKNFRTREFIHAVVQSEAFRSK; via the coding sequence ATGCCTGACGGTCATCGCGCGTTGCTCAAGTCGCATTGCTACAAATGCCACAACAGCGAAGAACAGAACGGTCAGGTGCGGCTCGATAACTTGCCGTTCACCATCGATAAAATAGAAACGGCAGAGCGTTGGCAGAAGATTCTCAACGTGCTTAATTCGGGGGCAATGCCCCCGGAAGAGGAAGAACCGCTGCCAGCGCAGGCGAAGACCGACTTCCTCGACGAACTTGCCAACGTCATGGTCGACGTACGCAAGCACCTGGGGGATCAGGGCGGCGCCATCACCATGCGGCGACTCAATCGGCGCGAGTACCGAAACACGCTGCGCGATTTGCTGGGGGTGAAGATTAATGTGGGCGAATTGCCCAGTGATTCGGGAACGGGCGGTTTTGATACTGCCGGGCAAAACCTTTTTATGTCGGCGACCCAGATCGAGCAGTATCAGTCGCTGGGACGTGAGGCGCTGGAAGAGGCTTTCGCTTTAGCCGCAGAGGCCGAATCCGAGCAGTCCTTCCGCTATCAGGCGGAAGAGTCCAACGAACGGATGCGCCGATTAGCCGATGCCGCAGTCGCGACGGAGCAGGAGCACGAAGCCGACGCCGATTCCATGCGTCCCTATTATGAGTACCTGCGCGGTCTCCCGCACCAGGACGAAGGCGCCTGGCTGTCCCCCCTGGGAGGCGTCAACACCGCGATGCATTTGATCGTGCCCCCAAGGTGGAATGGAAAGTCGCCGGCGGATTACCTCGTGCGCATCCGACTGGCCCGGGCGGACGACGCACCGCCAGAGAGATGCGTTATTGAGTTCGGAATCGATCCGCCAAACGGACAGATTCTTAGCACGCACAAAGTAACGGGGTCCCTCGAAGAACCCAGCGTCATCGAAATCCCGCTTACGCTGACAAGTGAGCACCAGAAGATCGAAGGCCTGCAGGTCTTCATTCGTGAAAAAGACGCCGCCGATCACACCGAATCCCAGCGATTGTTCGCAGCGGCAAAACAGCAGAACGGCATCGGACCGCAGGCCGCGATCTGGGTGGACTGGATGGAAATCGTGCGTCTCCCCCTCGCCGCGACGCCGGCTCCCGCAGGTTTCCGGGTGATAGCGAACCGACAGCTTGCTCACGTCTCAGCGCAGGGACTGCGGAGTTTTCGCTTCGAATGTGAAGAGGTGAACGACAAGGTTGCGGAGTATGTGGCGAGTCAGAAAGACGATCGACAACGGGCCGAACGCTGGGCCGATGCGGTCGATGCAGCAGCCGCCCGACCCGAGAACGCGGCGATCGTTGCGGAACTGAAAAAAGCGTCGGCCTCGCAAGCCGTCTTGCGACGCTCCTGGGCGAAGATCCAAGGGGCCCCGTCACCGGAGTCGTTCGGTTTTCAAACCATGGAAAATAACGCCGACAAGGCGAACGTCGCGCTCGGCCCTAACTGGCAGCAGTACCACGAGTACTATCTCTCCCGGCCAGCGTTGGACCGGGGCGCTTATCTGGGCGTCATGACCCTCCATCCCTCGCGGATCGCCCTGGATCATCTGCAGTGTCCCGTGCCTTCGGCGTGGAAAAGCGGAGACTACCTCTTTCGCGCGCGAGTGGCGGCGACGGAGGACTCACTCCCGGAACAGCGTTTTCTGCAGGTAGGGATGCATCCTCGCAATGGCCAGGTGCAAGCCACCTTTGAAGTGACGGGGACTCTGGACAACCCGCAAATCATCGAAATGCCTTTCAGCTTGACTCGGGACATCGCGGGTGGGGATCGCATGCTTTGGCTTCGCGAGAAAGGCGCCTGGGAAACCAATCAGGAGGGCGGCCGCAAACGGTCAGAAGCCGTGAAGCGAAACGGCATTGGCCCGGTGCTGGCGCTGTGGATTGACTGGATGGAGATCGAGCGGGTAAGTGAAGCAGCCAAACCCATGCCGCCAGCGCTGGCCGCTCTCGACCTGCCCGCCTCAGGGGGAACCGAAGCCTACGCCGCCGAGGATATCAAGGCGGCGCTCACCCGCTTCGCCACGGTTGCTTTCCGCGGTCGTGAGCCGTCGGAGGGTTACATTCAACGCCTGGCTGAAGTTTACGACGCCTACCGGACAAACGGCGAGGATTCGACCACGGCCCTGAAAGACACCCTGTCGATCATCCTGGCCTCCCCCCAATTCTTGTACCTCTCGGAGCCAGCGCAGGGCGGAGAATCACGCCAGCTGACCGATCTCGAACTTGCAACCCGTCTTTCGTATTTCCTGTGGAGCGCGCCGCCCGATGAGACCTTGCTCGATCTCGCCAAAAGCGGCAAGTTGAGCCAGCCCGCAATCCTGGCGGGCCAGACTACGCGACTCCTGGACGATCCCCGAGCGGACGAGTTTGTCCACGGCTTTCTCTTCCAGTGGCTCCAAATGGAGAGGTTTGACTTTTTTGAAGTCAATCGTCCCTTGTACCCGCGGTTCGACGACAGCACCCGACTGTCCGCGAAGAACGAGGTGTACGAAACGTTCGCTTACCTCGTGCGGCAAAACGCGCCGGTGACCGATCTGCTAAAGGCTGATTATGTGGTCGTCAATCGCGTGCTGGCCGACTACTACGGCGTGCCCAGGCCCGCGGGCGACGGTTTCGAAAAAGTCCTTCTGCCGGAAGGCTCGCCACGTGGTGGTTTACTGGGAATGGCCGCCACCCATTTCATGGGCGGCAACGGCGAACGTACGAACCCGGTCGAACGTGGCGTTTGGGTGCTTCGTAAATTGCTCAACGATCCGCCGCCGCCAGCCCCGGCCAACGTGCCTCAAATCGAGCGTCTGGCGGGAAAGGTTCTTACGACCCGGGAACGCATGCTGGCCCACCAGGAAGATCCGCAGTGCGCTAGTTGCCATCGCAAGATTGATCCCCTCGGCTTCGGCCTGGAAAACTTCGACGCCGTCGGCCAGTGGCGAACCGAGGACGCGTACCAGGTGAAGGATGAGAACGGAAAACCCATCCCGGGATCCCGCAAGGAGTGGACCATTGACGCTGGCGCCGCTTTCTATGGCGGTCCCTCTTTCAAGAATTACTTCGAGCTGCGTGATCTCATCGCTGCCAAATCCGACGACTTCGCCGTTGGCTTTAGCGCGGCGCTGGTCGAATACGCCTTGGGCCGACCCCTCGGTTTTGGCGACCAGCCGCTGCTAGAATCCATGGTGGAGACTACCCGACAGAAGAACTTCCGCACGCGCGAGTTCATTCACGCCGTCGTGCAGAGTGAGGCCTTCCGATCCAAATGA